The Brienomyrus brachyistius isolate T26 chromosome 7, BBRACH_0.4, whole genome shotgun sequence DNA segment ttctctgctggctcAGATTGCTAGTCTGCAGAGGTGATGCATCACACTGCCAGGGCTTTGATGACGAAGTCGCGAGAACTGGGTGTTTAGTTGCAGTATGTGACTAACCACCAACTTAAACATCTCTTCTAGGTTCATGGGGATAGTGTACCCCTTCCGCCACAGGATACGACCCGTCACGGCCCTGCTGGCCATCCTCATTATCTGGATGCTTGCTTTTGCAATCATCTTTCCCTCGGCGGCCACCTTGACTGTCATGCACTTGCAGGACACCTACATGGTCCAGGACAACCAGACATACCCGCTTTTTGTCTGCTATGAGGACTGGCCGCGGCCGGAGCTGCGGCGAGTCTACACCACCGTCATCTTCGCCCACGTCTACCTGGCGCCCTTGGGCTTGATCAGCGTCATGTACGGCTGCATCGCCGCCAAGCTGGTGACCAAGCTCAGGCAGGTGGGCGTGGCCGAGGGCCGGCGGGCGCGCTCACGCCGCAAGGCCAAGGTGGTGAAGATGCTGATCCTGGTGGCGGTGCTCTTCATGGTCTCCTGGCTGCCGCTGTGGACCCTCATGCTGCTGGCCGACTACAGGGACCTGGACCAACAGCAGATCGACTTCCTGAGCAGCTACCTCTTCCCGGTGGCACACTGGTTGGCGTTCTCCAACAGCGGCATTAACCCCGTCATTTACGGCTTTTACAATGAGAACTTCCGGCGCGGCTTCCAGGCGGCTGTGGCTTGCAGCGGCTGCCCCGTGCCAGGGGTGGCCGGCTCGCTCAGCTGGAcctcctgcagctgctgcaACAGCACCATCCTCCCACCTAATAAAGTGTCCAGCAGGAACCTCACTGAGCGTGCTGACCCCCACAGGGACCAGCGTTTGACTGGTCTCCCCCAAGGCACGCCTCAGGGAATTCAGGGCATCCTCCTGGAGGGCATCAACCGCATTGCAGCCCCGAATCACGTTAGTGGTGCCTGGGAAGAGTAAAGCAGTCTTCTGCTGGGCTATGGTGACTGATTGATGACAGCTTGCGTGGGCAGAGCTGCACTTGTCTCACaaacgccccctgctggagctCTCCATTATATGCACAGTGACGAATGGCACCCAGGAATGGAGCCCTGGCCCGATGAGAGGATCATATTCTTAAAACACAGCAGTCTCATCTTGCctctattattttattttagctgtgaaccccccacccccttcactGTCCCGTTCAGCAGTTATTTAATTTTCAGTTAGTATAGGCCTCTGAATTGGAGGGTTTGCTGTGTAGGCTGTCTAATATCAGAGAATTTTTTGGTGGGGAGAGATGTGGAGCGATGCATGATGCAAAACATACACTTGCAGCATGAAAGCCATGAACAGAGCTTCTGTAAATAACTATATTCTGGAGCATTTTGTAAGGCACACATTTACTGACTGACAGTTGTTGTTTGCTGGAGCACCAACACTCTTAATCAGCATAAAGACCCGATCATATTTATGTATTGACTTACGTTGTGAAACAAAAACATCTACATGCAATACCGACACATTGGCAACAGATGGCGCTAAGAAATGGGGAAGGAACGAATTATTCGGCTGGATTTGGTGACACTTTGTTCAGCGAGCGGCAGGTGTGTCCAATCTTCATTGGAGATGTTGACAGTGCACTGAGCTACctgtaaataaattaaaatgttgCAACTTGAAATTAAGACGCTACAGGCTTTCCATGTTTGTCAATGGGAGTGTAGGGCACCTGTCCAGTCATGGGTAACAATGTGTGTTATCTTTCTACCTCAGCATTTCTTTACATCTTTTTATCGGAGTCATTACTGTGGTAGTAACTATGGCTTCAGGTGTAGTCAAATTGAGTATTAGAAGCTCAGAAACAGTGCCCCTAACGAACAATATTTTTTCACCTTTGATGTACGTCATACACCGTTGCTATGGCATCGCACCATTATGTTATTTAAGGGTGAAAGAAGGGAAACCGTTTCGGTGCAGTTATATATAGCTGAGTCAATATGCGTCTTAGTGATGGAGCGGCATTCCAGCTTCTTTATGGCTTTTGAAGGGACCTTTCTTTTTTCACGCCATCTTTTTTGGTCCATTGATTCAAATACAGGTTCATTGTGGAGTATTGGagcttaaaaatgaaaattcacACCTGGAAattattctttttaaaaatTGCATTATGGGGTTTAGTCATGTTTCTTTTGAAGGCAGAACAAATTCCCCCAGCTTTCCTAAATTGATAATAGGCACTTGTGTCTTTTGTGGGCAAGCTGGAGTGtttaaaatatgaatacaaCTGAAATCTGCTGACACACATAGATACAGAGAAATCGGGGTAACAAATCCGCTCTTGTATTTCCGCCATAATCGCGACTCTGCAATGCTGACAATGCACACCTTGCAGGTACAACTTTACGAGGAACACTGAACGCGATCGTGTGGAGTACGCACACCATAAATCAGTGCCGAATCCGCCCCGTTCCAATGAAGAATTTATCTTGTCCCCCTGGTGAACGTTAAAAAGTGGATAATTGAAAACGAGCGGACCAACAGAGCAACACAACAGCAAGGGTGAATCTCGATGTCTTAGACTAACAGCAAGAACATCTAATTAGGGGGGGTTAGTATAGATCTTGCCGAGGGAGGACACACATTGTTTATAGATAATATTCCATGAAGAAAATGCCTGTGGAAAATTGTGGGACTATAGTAAGATATTATCTATTAAAGAATTTCTAAAGAGTTTGCCAAAGCAGAAATGGTGAGTGAGAGTCCTGGGAGAAAAGGGAAATAGTTATAAATAGTTATTTCTGTAATGACCAGGTACAGTATCAGTATAACCAGCTCAACAACTtttacacgccccccccccttccaatcTTTTTGACCCTCGCCAACCTTCACCCTGGTGTTCAGAGAGCCAACCAAATATTTTCTGAGATGATACGTGGTGTAAAAAAAACTACTGGTGTATGTGGTTAGGTAAATATGTGATTCTCTGATTTTTGCTTAAGTATGTGGTATTTAATTAACTGATATTAATTTACTGCAAAAGTGGGACACGCTCTGTAACTTATCTGTCCTTGCTATccttgtatatttctataaaaaaaaaatgtggttaAAATAGCAAATATTCTGTATTCATTTTTTACTATTCGACTCACGTTCACTTTTGTTCTAGTCTGCTGCAAGGATCCAATAAATGATATGTGAAATATTCTGAGCTCAGTCAAGCGTACGTATTTCACTGCGCTTAACACAAAAGGGGCGCGGGATTGATGACCTTCCCGATGTCGTGTTTGTGTTTACCCGTCATATTCAGCTGTAATGTGTTCATGTCTATAGCCGTTGTTTCCCGGTACGGTTGCAGATGAATGTACCAACATACCGACGTCACACTTATCAAACCACACTGACCCTGGCGCTTATAATGGACACTGGCGAGGCGGTTCATTAGCTCTGTTACGGGGGTGTCaccagcagggacggattatgggttgtgtggcccctgggcaaaacgttcgcgagatGTGCAGCTGCGCCGGGGCAGCAGAGCCAGATACACAATTAATGTGTCAGTTAAAATGTTGCGGCTCAACGCAGGACAGCACTTCGAAACGCAAACATGATTATTTTCAATGAAACAGTTCTTTCTATTTTGTTCAATTAGCACATTCCGTCAGAATCGCTCCCTGATTCGTCCCCCTAGGATATTGTTAATTGCATAGGTTAAACTAAATTGATTTTCTAATTagggctatatatatatatatatataatgaacaGGCCTAATAATGAATCATtctgtatattatttatattgcaAAGTGCGGAATGGCATAGCCTCGAAGAGACAGCCCTTTATAAAACACGAACAGTCCCACGTTTATTAACGGTACACTGCTAGGGACAACAAGCAGTGAGACAAACGGAAATCTAACACCACACTTACACtctggcagggacggattacggaccgggccagcggggccgctgcccaggggcccttggggtgcagggggcccgtggggcccctagcccaaaacaatttgcaacgcttatcaacaatgtattttagtttgtctattttagagggcctacattctttgatcctctgcctacaagggcccctgaccctatagggagggcgtttggctgccaagggcccttaaattgtggtggttgtggtggtggtggtggtggtggggggggggggggggggcttgcgaacgttttgcccaggggcccacacaacccataatccgtccctgcactCTGGGTCaatcattcactctcacacacacacacacacacacacacgcacacacacgcacacagaaacGCGCAAATACACGGCAGGCGTCTCCACGTGATCGCTTGTCATTTATCTGTTCTATATGAGCGTAGTGTGCggttgcagaggtgagactgttACACCGTTTTTTGTGAACGTCGTAACATGTCGCTCCAGATGCGCCGTTTCATATATTATTGGGAATCAAGGCAAGGTACCTGTCCACGTGCACGAGCCCTCTGCGCATTTAACGTACCGCACTTAAGCAGCAGACTCTTTCAAGGCAGAAACGTTTACATTTTTCTGTTCCGTCCTCTTATTTGTATTTCTCAGTGTTGTCTCGGGAGCTATGATTGGGAAATAACTCCTCTGCATGTTCTTTCAAAATCAACATTCGCGAATTATATAGGTATCTGAAAGAGTGGGAAATTCTGCGCTGTGAAACATATAGCCGATGTTTCAACTATTTTTCACGAGGGCATGCGTGCAAGCCAAACAGAACTATCGACAAAGGATATATTCATGTATGTAAACGAAGATttcaaataaatacatgtttaAAAACGGCGTCATAGccattctttttatttttcttacctTACTTTCCGATTATTTGGAGTTTGGTTTTGTGGATTTTGCGCAGAGGGCTCCAACAGAAACCGTGCGTTTAAGTTTCTCAAACGATGGATGATGGAAAGAGGCCAGGCGTGGTAGACTTTTAaaaagtgcagaatttttatttttatctttttataATGTAATTTAATTGGGATGATAATAATACTCGAACTGTGGCATAATTTTCCAAGTTCGCAGAGAACAAAGACAAAATTAGTTGCCCTTGAGTTGAAAATTACGCAATATGTGGTAAAACATTAAATGGTTACAAAACGTATTAATTAAAGCGCTAATACACAGACACATTGCATTTACAAATTGCAAATACATGTGGCCTGGCGCAAGACATGACttactaataattatactaATAGGCGTAAGGGCCGGTGCCAAGACAAATATTGTACTTTTGACTCCACTACATTTCTATGACGGTTCTCGTTATTTATTACTTTGATGGTTAGCTTTGAAGTCAGCGGATACATTTTCTTTTCTATAATGCGATGGGCCATACTGTGTTTGTCACAggagaaaaaaacacagtaacatgaACAGAGGGAAAACGTTCTATATGAAGTCAACCAGATCTTGCCAGCTACACAAAGCAGGCGCATATAATGAAGTTCAGCACTAACTTTAGTTTATGTGGTGTTAAAACGCCTGAGATAGGCACCGGCCACCACGGTGCCTGCAGCTGTACACATGTACGCACTGTGCCAACCCTCGGCATTTGGGCTTATTTGGCTGATGTTGCATTACTGATTTTTTTCCTTGTGATGTCTGCAGCAGAAACATAAATGGAGGATTAGGgatttccctccctccctcagaATCGAGATTGTCATTTTTTCCTCACGATTCTTGAGCAATAATAGCTTACAGGTCtctttttatcattattttttgCATTACATATTGCCTTTATGAAGATGGAACACACCATATTGTAGAGATGCACAATATATTGGTTAACATGCCGATCTTGCTGGacaatatttaaacttaaactcAAACTTAAACTCAAAATTCAAAGTTAACACCACTAGAGCTAAAGACACAACAAATGCTTGAAGTGGGTTTGGTACTCACCAGTTCACAGCAGCAGCACCTTGTTGTTTTTCCTCttcagagtactggcaccttTCAATGTCTGCTGGTACTGAATATCAAGGGGAGCATCAGCTCCTGTTTTTCCCCACTTCAAGTACCAGACACAACTACTGCaataatggagatgattgcATTGGGAAGTCAGTCATTTTCCATAGCGGAGCTTGAGGGCACCTTATATATAGGGTGAATCTCAATAAGTGTACTGGACCATTCTCGTGTACCcattttacatcatcttccaaTGACCGGTTCCAATCCTAAATACATGTGGACTTGCTCCACTCCAGATATCAAGGATACACCGGTTGGATCTTCGCCAaatgagaacaatcccatgattcattgcaccccaagttCATCCTtaggaggcaagttagcaagaccagtcttgccaagaccacatgTACTGTCTTTGCATCGAGATTCACCCATACATATGCTGCTTCTATCTGGAATTCGCTGTTGGGAAAAGAGTCTACTGGTTTCCTGCACTCTGAGCATCCATGCAATGCAGTTGGGGATGACAGAAGTGATTCCCACGATAAAACTTGCCGAACGGGGGCACCAAATGTATCCAAACAAAATGTATCCTATGGTTTTAGGGGGGCTGAGACAAAAAATGGAAGTGTGGAAGCCCCTCTAAACGAGGCACACCTGTAGGAGGCGAGCTTATAAGAAGGCCCGTTTCGGGTCCAGATTGTTGTCAGCACGCATATAGTCCTGAAATGTCATCACGACCCGGTTAAATTGGGTATTCAGACATATAACTCAAAATGACACGGGTCCCTTCTTAGTGATGAAGAACAGCCATCGCACATCAACAGCCTCTTCTGCAAATGAAAAATGAGTAGCTGTTCATTTAAGGCGAGACGCAAATGAAAGAACATTAAAGTTCATTTAAGGCAAGAGGCGTCCTTCAGCACTGCACAGCATAACATATGAATTCCCATATCGGAGTAAAAAACTTTTCCCTCTATGTTCGGATTTTGTTAGCATCAATGTGATTTTTTGTGGCTTTGTATATGTAAATCATTAAGGTGAACATGCTAAAGGAGCATGTTTGATTGTATTACAATCTCTCGTTGTACTAGGTAATTGTCACGCCCACAGGGGCGGAGTCCACCAGGTGGGTCGCAACGATCCTCATTAACAAGCAGTCAAAAGACACAGACAAATCGGAGGACGCTGCGAAGTATTGTGCCGATGTCTTTGAGCCTTACTGAGCGTTTTCTTGTCTCTCGTCTCCCTGGTTTCTCGTACCTGGTCCGTTTGCCCTGTGTGTTTACCTTGCCTTCTCCTCGTCCTcttcccagacccgttcccgaacCTGACCTGTCTACCCTGCTGAGTCCGGCACGTCCTGTTCCCGCTTCCCCGTGTGCTCCTGTCCCTGTATCACAGTAATAAAATCGCTTTGATATATTATACAGCCCGTGTATAAATTAACTGCATGGTTTGAAGTGGAATGCACCCTTTCAACATGTGACTCGGGTTTTACCAGCGTCTGAGCCTACTTCTCACGCGCCCAGGTATAGTCCATATCGGTAATAAACACTTTCTTAGAGCAACATTAAACCAAAACATATTCTCATGTATT contains these protein-coding regions:
- the npffr1l1 gene encoding neuropeptide FF receptor 1 like 1 isoform X2: MENESMVNASQRMLPWHNGTYLPYYLHSTGVAAGYILSYLLVLLLCVGGNGLVCLVVLRNRNMRTVTNIFIFNLAISDLLVGVFCIPTTLIDSLITGWPFSQFTCTMSNLIQGMSVSASVFTLVAIAVDRFMGIVYPFRHRIRPVTALLAILIIWMLAFAIIFPSAATLTVMHLQDTYMVQDNQTYPLFVCYEDWPRPELRRVYTTVIFAHVYLAPLGLISVMYGCIAAKLVTKLRQVGVAEGRRARSRRKAKVVKMLILVAVLFMVSWLPLWTLMLLADYRDLDQQQIDFLSSYLFPVAHWLAFSNSGINPVIYGFYNENFRRGFQAAVACSGCPVPGVAGSLSWTSCSCCNSTILPPNKVSSRNLTERADPHRDQRLTGLPQGTPQGIQGILLEGINRIAAPNHVSGAWEE
- the npffr1l1 gene encoding neuropeptide FF receptor 1 like 1 isoform X1; translation: MQPTCERSCVAIRPTTAGSETEFKGVAMENESMVNASQRMLPWHNGTYLPYYLHSTGVAAGYILSYLLVLLLCVGGNGLVCLVVLRNRNMRTVTNIFIFNLAISDLLVGVFCIPTTLIDSLITGWPFSQFTCTMSNLIQGMSVSASVFTLVAIAVDRFMGIVYPFRHRIRPVTALLAILIIWMLAFAIIFPSAATLTVMHLQDTYMVQDNQTYPLFVCYEDWPRPELRRVYTTVIFAHVYLAPLGLISVMYGCIAAKLVTKLRQVGVAEGRRARSRRKAKVVKMLILVAVLFMVSWLPLWTLMLLADYRDLDQQQIDFLSSYLFPVAHWLAFSNSGINPVIYGFYNENFRRGFQAAVACSGCPVPGVAGSLSWTSCSCCNSTILPPNKVSSRNLTERADPHRDQRLTGLPQGTPQGIQGILLEGINRIAAPNHVSGAWEE